GCAAGCCAGCGGCCCTTAGATCCAAGGCCAGCGCCTCGAGCTGGGCGGCCGTTGCGGGGTCAGGGAGACCTGGGGGCAGGGCGCCCGGCAGGTCAGTCGTGATCTGCATCATACCACGTTGGCAAGCCGGACATCGGGATGGGCTTGATCAGGCAGCGGCAGCCAACGCCCCTGGCGCAACACCCGGCGCTGCGGGGAATGGGCCAGGAATTCAGCCCAACTGCCGGCGCTGGTTAACAGCAGATCCGCCGGTCCACCGACCCGCAACACCCCATCCCAGGCCAAGCCCAAGAGCCGCGCCGGGGTCGTCGTGAATGGCATCAACCCTTGGCGCTCCCAGGGGGGGGTGTGGGTGGCACGGAAACTCAGACGCAACAAGTCGAGCGGGTCGAAATCACCGCCGGGGTACCAGGGGTCCTGGACGTTGTCGGCCCCCAGGGCCACCGCGACCCCCTCCTGTTGCAGCAAGCGCAGGGGGGCCAGGGGACGGAAACCCGAGCTGACGCTCTGCTCACGGCCCAGCAACCAGAAATTCGTAGTGGGCAAAGCCACCACCGCCACCCCCAAGCGCTGCAACCGCTGGGCCAAAGGCCTGGCCTGGGCGGCCTTCAACAGCCCCATGCTGCTGGCGTGGCTGCAGGTGATCGGCACCCCCGGGTGAAAGCGCTCCAGCCTCTGCACCAACAGCTGAACACCGGCGGCGGGGGCCTCGGAGGACTCATCGATGTGCAGGTCAATGCCGCAGCCCAGCTCCCCGGCCAACTGCAGCAGGGCGTCGAGGTCCGCCCCATCGCGCCCGCTGCTGGGGAAGGGGGGACCCAGAACTCCGCCCAGCAATCCACCCGCGGCGGCCACCCGCCGCGCCAAGGCCGAGCCCTCACTGGAGAGCCACTGAGACAGCGGCGCGAGGGCGACCAGTTGGAGCTCAATTCGGCCTGCCCAGCGCTGCTGCAGCTCGAGCAGGGCCTGCCAGCTGGGCTCAGCGCAGGGACCACCGCTATCGATATGACTGCGCAAACCCCGCAGGCCGTAGCGCCAGGCCCGCTCCAGGGCCCGCTCACCGCGCTGCAGCGCCTGCTCAGCCGTACGGCTTTGCCCTTCCTCGAGATTCAAGGCCAGGGCAGCCTGCATCCGGCCGCTGTAGTTGGGGAACTCCGGCCAACTGAAGGCCTTATCGAGGTGGACATGGGGGTCCACCAATGGCGTCAGCGCCAAGGGCAAGCCTGAGCCGCCGCAGGGCTCGATGGCGCTGAGCTGCTCGCCCTGCCACCGCAACTCAACCGGTAATAGTCCCTGGGCATCGCCGCAGGGGAGATCGGTGCGCTCGGGATCCAGCAGGGCCCGCGGCACCAAACACTGCAGCCGCTGCTCGA
This DNA window, taken from Synechococcus sp. LTW-R, encodes the following:
- a CDS encoding amidohydrolase family protein, with the protein product MIAFGMDRGLEQRLQCLVPRALLDPERTDLPCGDAQGLLPVELRWQGEQLSAIEPCGGSGLPLALTPLVDPHVHLDKAFSWPEFPNYSGRMQAALALNLEEGQSRTAEQALQRGERALERAWRYGLRGLRSHIDSGGPCAEPSWQALLELQQRWAGRIELQLVALAPLSQWLSSEGSALARRVAAAGGLLGGVLGPPFPSSGRDGADLDALLQLAGELGCGIDLHIDESSEAPAAGVQLLVQRLERFHPGVPITCSHASSMGLLKAAQARPLAQRLQRLGVAVVALPTTNFWLLGREQSVSSGFRPLAPLRLLQQEGVAVALGADNVQDPWYPGGDFDPLDLLRLSFRATHTPPWERQGLMPFTTTPARLLGLAWDGVLRVGGPADLLLTSAGSWAEFLAHSPQRRVLRQGRWLPLPDQAHPDVRLANVV